A stretch of DNA from Nocardioides sp. Arc9.136:
CGACGCTCGCTGGCGCTCGCTGCTCGACCAGCAGCGGACGACGCTCGCTGGGCTACTCGTTGGTCGAGCAGGGAGGCGCGCCAGCGCCGAGCGTCGTCGAGACCCGGTGAGGTGCCTGCGGTCTGGTGGTGGTCGGTCGATGGTGGTGGCGGTGGTGGGTGGGTTGCGGGGGTCTCGACGACGCTCGCTGGCGCTCGCTGCTCGACCAGCAGCGGACGGCGCTCGCTGCTCGACCAGCAGCGGACGGCGCTCGCTGCTCGACCAGCAGTGCACGGCGCTCGCTGCTCGACCAGCGGTGGGCGGTGAGGCCGCGTCGTCCACAGCTCGCCGACCGCCGTGCGTGGCACTCGGGGCCACCGGGCAGGAGGCGCCCATGCCCTGGACCTACATCCTCGAGTGCGCGGACGGCAGCTTCTACGTCGGCAGCACCACCGACATGGAGCGCCGGCTGAGCGAGCACGACCTGGGGCTCGGCGCGGTGTACACCCGCCCGCGACGCCGACGGCCGGTCCGGCTCGCCTGGTGCGCGGAGCTCGGCCGGATCGACGACGCGTACGCGTTCGAGAAGCAGGTGCAGGGGTGGAGCAGGGCGAAGCGCCAGGCCTTGATCGACGGACGGGTGGACGACCTGCCGGCGCTGGCCCGTGGGCGGCGCCGGCCGCCACCGGTCTCCGGAGCCGGTGCGGGTGGCTGAGGTCGTGCGTCGGTGCGGGGGTCTCGACGACGCTCGCTGGCGCTCGCTGCTCGACCAGCGGTGGACGGCGCTCGCTGGCGCTCGCTGCTCGACCAGCGGTGGACGGCGCTCGCTGGCGCTCGCTGCTCGACCAGCAGTGCGCGGCGCTCGCTGCTCGACCAGCAGTGCGCGGCGCTCGCTGCTCGACCAACAGTGCGCGGCGCTCGCTGCTCGACCGGCTGGCGCTCATCTAGGCTGGGCCGGTCCTCCACGGGGGACGTTCCCCGGTTGGTCTGCCGGCAGGGCCCGCCTGACTTTGAATCAGGACTAGCGACGTAGGTTCGACTCCTACCCGGGGAGCATGACGAACAACCTGACGGTCATCGTGCTCGCGGCCGGTGGCGGTACCCGGATGCGGTCGAAGACCCCCAAGGTGCTTCACCCGGTGTGCGGACGTAGCATGGTCGGCCACGTGCTGAGGGCGGTGGCCGCCGTCGAGCCGGAGCGCGTCGTGGCCGTCGTCGGTCACCAGCGCGAGCAGGTCGCCCCGCACGTCCAGGAGCACCTCCCCGACGTCGTGCTCGCCGTCCAGGAGGAGCAGCTCGGCACGGGGCACGCCGTCCGGATCGCCATGGAGGCCGCGGGCAGCACGTCGGGCACCGTCCTGGTGGCGTACGGCGACACCCCGCTGCTGGAGGGGGAGTCGCTGCGCGCCTTCGTGGCCGAGCACGAGGCGGCCGAGCGGGCCGTGAGCATCCTCAGCGGGATCCTGCAGGAGCCCTTCGGCTACGGCCGGGTGGTCCGCGACGCCGACGGCGACGTGCTGGCGATCGTGGAGGAGAAGGACGCGACCCCCGCGCAGCGGGACATCTACGAGATCAACTCCGGGATCCTCGCCTTCGACGGCGCGTTCCTCGCCGAGGCCCTGCCGCGGATCGGCAACGACAACGTCAAGGGCGAGTACTACCTGACCGACACCGTGCAGCTGGCGCGCGACGCCGGGCTCACGGTCGGGGCGCACCCGCTCGCGGACGTGCTGCAGACCGAGGGCGCCAACGACCGCGCCCAGCTCGCCGAGCTCGGTCGGGAGATGAACCGACGGATCGTCACGCGCTGGATGCGGGCCGGCGTGACGGTGATGGACCCCGCGACGACGTGGATCGAGTCCGACGTGGTGCTGGCCCAGGACGTCACGATCCTGCCCGGCACCCAGCTCCTCGGCACGACGGTCGTCGGGGAGGACGCGGTCGTCGGGCCGGACACCACGCTGGAGGACTGCGAGGTCGGCGTCGGCGCCCGGGTCGTCCGGACCCACGGCCAGCTGGCCGTCGTCGGGGACGGCGCGAACGTCGGCCCGTTCGCCTACCTGCGCCCCGGCACGAAGCTGGGGGAGGGCGGCAAGATCGGCACGTTCGTGGAGACCAAGAACGCCGACCTCGCCGCGGGCGCGAAGGTGCCGCACCTCTCCTACGTCGGCGACGCCGAGGTCGGCGAGGGCACCAACATCGGCGCGGGCACGATCTTCGCCAACTACGACGGGGTCGCCAAGCACCGCACGACCATCGGGCGCCAGGCGCGCACCGGCTCGAACAACACCTTCGTCGCGCCGGTCACCGTCGGCGACGGCGCGGGCACCGGCGCCGGGGCCGTCGTACGCCGCGACGTGCCGGCCGGCGCGCTCGCGGTCAGCGCCGGTCCCCAGCGCAACCTCGAGGGGTGGACGCTCCAGCGGCGCCCCGGCACCGCCCAGGCGGCCGCCGCGGAGGCGGCCGGGGCATCGACGGGGAGCCCGGTGGGCACCCCCGTGGGAGACACGGCTCACAAAACATCTCAGGGCGACGGGACTCGGGTTGGGGAGACCCCCTCGACGGGGGCAGAATCCTGATCGCACCCACCTCCGGCGACCAGGGAGCCCCACGATGACCGGAATGAAGAAGACCACCGAGAAGAACCTGATGGTCTTCAGTGGTCGGGCACACCCCGAGCTCGCCGAGGAGGTGGCCGGGATCCTCGGCACCGACCTCGTGCCGACGTCGGCCTACGAGTTCGCGAACTCCGAGATCTACGTCCGCTACGAGGAGTCGGTCCGCGGCTGCGACGCCTTCGTGCTGCAGAGCCACACCGCTCCGATCAACGAGTGGATCATGGAGCACCTGATCATGGTCGACGCCCTGAAGCGGGCGAGCGCCAAGCGGATCACCGTGGTCATGCCGTTCTACGGCTACGCCCGTCAGGACAAGAAGCACCGCGGCCGCGAGCCCATCTCCGCGCGCCTGATGGCCGACCTGTTCAAGACCGCCGGCGCGGACCGCCTGATCTCGGTCGACCTCCACGCCGACCAGATCCAGGGCTACTTCGACGGCCCGGTCGACCACCTGATGGCGCTGCCGATCCTGACCGAGCACGTCAAGGAGAAGTACGGCCACGAGCAGCTGTGCGTCGTCTCCCCGGACGCCGGCCGGATCAAGGTCGCGGAGCGCTGGTCGGCCAAGCTCGGCGGCGTGCCGCTGGCCTTCATCCACAAGACGCGCCGCACCGACCGCCCCAACGAGACCGTCGCGAACCGCGTCGTCGGTGAGGTCGCCGGGAAGATGTGCGTGCTGACCGACGACATGATCGACACCGGCGGCACCATCGTGAAGGCCGCCGAGGCGCTGATGGCCGACGGCGCGGCCGGCGTGATCATCGCCGCCACCCACGCCATCCTCTCCGACCCCGCCGTCGACCGGCTCAAGAACAGCCCGGCGGTCGAGGTGATCGTCACCAACACCCTGCCGATCGCCCCGGAGCGGGAGTTCGACAAGCTGACGATCCTGTCGATCGCGCCGCTGGTCGCCCGCGCCATCCGCGAGGTCTTCGAGGACGGCTCGGTCACCTCGATGTTCGACGGCCACGCCTGACCCTCCCGACGTCCGTCGAGCACGGGTACCGGCTGCCCCGGACCGCACCCCGGACCGCACCCCGATTGGCCCCGCGGGGCGCCCGCGCCTAGACTGCTGCGGTTGCCTCGGCGAGGGAGTGTCCGGCCGCACCGGCTGTGGACCCGCTCCGTGATCGACAGGGCTGGCTGTGCCTCCGGGTGTGCCGCGCCGTCGAGCCGAGGCCCCCGACGCAACCGTTCCAGCCAGCACGCACGAGGAGAAGCCACGATGGCCACCGAGAAGATCACCGCCGAGAAGCGGACCGAGTTCGGCAAGGGCGCCGCCCGCCGCATCCGCCGCGAGAACAAGGTGCCGGCCGTCATCTACGGCCACGGCAACGACCCGATCCACGTGACCCTGCCGGGCCACGCCACGATGCTCGCGCTCAAGCACGGCGGCGCGAACGCGCTCCTCGAGCTCGACATCGACGGCGACACCCAGCTCGCGCTGACCAAGCAGGTCCAGATCGACCCGATCAAGCGTCACCTCGAGCACGTCGACTTCGTCGCGGTCGTCCGCGGCGAGAAGGTCACCGTCGACGTCCCCGTGCTCGTCACCGGCGAGGCCGCCCGCGAGACGCTCGTCGTCACCGAGAACGCCACCGTCTCTCTCGAGGCCGAGGCCACCCACATCCCCGAGTCCATCGAGGTCTCGGTCGAGGGCCTGCCCGCCGGCACCCAGATCCTCGCCTCGCAGCTGGAGCTGCCCTCCGGCTCGACCCTCCTGGTCGACGGCGAGACCCTGGTCGTGAACATCACCGAGCAGGTCTCCGCCGAGGCCCTCGAGGCCGAGCTGGCCGACGCCGAGGCCGAGGCCGGCATCGAGCGCGAGGAGTCCGACGCGTCCGAGGGCGAGGCCGCCGAGGCCGGTGCCGAGGCGGACGCCGCGGGCGACGCGCAGGCCGCCGACTCCGAGTAAGGCTCCGAGCAAGACAACCCCGAGCGGGGCACGTCGTACGGCGTGCACCTGCTCGGATCCAGGAAGGGCCGGGAACCCGTGACCGACACCGCTACCCCCGTGTGGCTCGTCGTCGGCCTCGGGAATCCCGGCCCTTCCTACTCCGGTCACCGGCACAACATCGGCTACATGGTGGCCGACGAGCTCGCCCGCCGGATGGGCTCGGGGTTCCGAGCCCACAAGTCGGGCCGCGCCGACGTCGTCGAGGGCCGGTTCGGCGCACCCGGCTCCGACCAGGCCCGGGTGGTGCTGGCCCGGCCGCGGTCGTACATGAACGAGGTCGGCGGCCCGGTCAAGGCGCTCGCGACCTTCTACAAGGTGCCGCCCGAGCGGGTCGTGGCGATCCACGACGAGCTGGACATCCCCTTCGACACCATGCGCGCCAAGCTCGGCGGCGGCGACAACGGGCACAACGGACTGAAGTCGATGCGCTCCTCGCTGGGCACGGGCGACTTCCACCGCGTCCGCGTGGGGATCGGCCGGCCGCCGGGTCGGCAGGAGGTCGCCGACTTCGTGCTGTCGAACTACTCCGCCGCCGAGCGCAAGGTGCTGCCGTTCCAGGTCGACACCGCCGCGGACGCCGTGGAGTGCCTGGTGCTCGAGGGCCTCGAGCGGACCCAGCAGAAGTTTAACTCCTGATGCCCGCGGGTCGCCCCGCCGTCCGGGCCGTCCTCCTCGACGCCGACGGCGTGCTGCAGGTCAACCCGCCCGGGTGGCTCGAGACGCTGCAGGCGCTGGTCCCCGCGGGGTCGGGGGAGAAGTTCAGCGAGCACCTCTTCGAGGCCGAGCAGGCCGCGATGACCGGCCGCCGGTCCTTCCGCGACGTCGTCGCCGAGGTGCTCGACCACTGGGGCGCCCCGGAGCGGGCCGACGACCTGGTCGACCACTACCACCACATCGAGGTCGTCTCCGACACCGCCGAGGTGGTGCGCGACCTGCGCGGGGCCGGCGTGCCGGTCCACCTCGCCACCAACCAGCACGACCTGCGCACGGCGTACATGCGCGAGGAGTTGGGGTACGGCGACCTCCTCGACTCGACGTTCACCTCCTGCGAGCTCGGCGTCACCAAGGACGACCCGGCCTTCTTCGGGCGGGTCGTCGAGCAGCTCGGCCTCGAGCCGTCCGAGGTGCTGCACGTGGACGACAAGGACCGCTTCGTCGAGGCGGCCCGGGCGGCCGGCCTGCGCGGCGTGGTGTGGGCCGTGGACGACGGACCGGACGCGCTGCGGGAGCGGCTGCGCGCCGAGGGCCTCCCGATCTGACGGGCCCGCCGAGCCTTAGGGTGGCGCCCGTGACCTTCGACGCCGGTTCCCCTCCCGAGTCCGCTGCCCACGACGACCACGTCCTGGCGACCTGGCTGGCCACGGTGGCCGGCGAGCGGCTGCTCGAGGTCCGCGGCGAGGGGCTCGAGGGCAAGGAGCTCAAGGACGCCGGCGACCGTGCCGCGCACGAGCTGCTGATGCGGCTGATCGCCGAGCACCGGCCCGACGACGCGGTGCTCTCCGAGGAGGGCAAGGACGACAAGGCGCGCCTGCAGCGGGCCCGGGTCTGGATCGTCGACCCGCTGGACGGCACCCGGGAGTTCTCCGAGGTGCCGCGCGAGGACTGGGCGGTGCACGTCGCGCTCTGGCAGGACGGCGACCTCGTCGCCGGCGCCGTCGCGCAGCCGGCCCTCGGGGAGACGTTCAACACCGGCCAGCCGCCGGTGGTGCCGCCGCGCACCAGCGAGCGGCCGCGGATCGCGGTCTCGCGCAGCCGCCCGCCGGAGTTCGTGCACGCGCTGGCCGCCGAGCTCGACGCCGAGCTGGTGGCGATGGGGTCCGCGGGCGTGAAGGTCATCAGCGTCGCGCGCGACGTCACCGACGCCTACGTCCACGCCGGGGGCCAGTTCGAGTGGGACTCCGCCGCGCCTGTGGCGGTGGCCCGCGCGGCGGGGCTGTTCACCAGCCGGGTCGACGGGACGCCGCTGGAGTACAACCAGGAGGACGTCTACCTCCCCGACCTCATCGTGTGCCGCCCCGAGCTGGCCGAGCAGATCGTGGACTTCGTCAAGCGCAACGGCGTCGGCTGACCGACCCCGGCGCACACTGGACGGGTGGCCCCGCCCGACCCGCACGACCCGCCCGACCCGCCCGACCAGCACGGCCAGCCCCAGCCGGAGGTCCTCGACCAGCCCGGCCGCGCGCCGGTGCGGCGGCGTACCTGGGCGCTGCTCGGGGCGGGCGCGCTCGTCCTCGCCGGCGCCTGGGCCGTCGACCACGGCCTCCGGGGACAGGAGGAGCAGGCGGTCGCCGCGTGCCGCGAGCAGGCGGTCGCGGCCACGGGACGCACCGACCGCTCGATGGCGATGATCCGGGCCTACGTGCAGCCGGCGCTGCTCTCGGTACCGGCCGGCAGCAGCCAGGACGGCTTCTACGACCTGGTCGCCGAGCAGGCCCGGGAGGCCGTCCCCGCGGTGCGCGAGGCGCTCGCCACCTGCCGCGGGGCCGACGTCCTCGCCGTCCACCGCGGCCTGCGCGAGCAGCGCGGGGCCTACGTCGCGCACCTGGCCGCCCGCGCGGACTGGCTCGAGGAGGTCGGTGCCGACGGCCGCGCCTACTACCGCGACCGGCCGGAGCTGGCCCTGCTGCGCGAGGCGGCCTTCGGCGACGAGCGGTAGCCGGGGCGTCCGTAGGATGGGGTACTGCCCCCGTGTCGTCCCGACCCGGGGCGTTCGTGCTGCACAGCACTGCTGAGACACCCCCACAGGAGCACCGTGAGCCTCACCGGCCTGGCCGACGCCGTCCTCGCCGACCCGACCCTCTCCGCCGCCGTCGAGGACGCGCGGGGCGGCGCCGTGCGTGCCCTGGACCTCACCGGTCCCGAGGCGCTGCGCCCCTTCGTCGTGACCGGCCTGGTCCGCGCGGGCCGCACCGTCCTCGCGGTCACCGCGACCGCGCGCGAGGCCGAGGACCTCGTCGACGCGCTGGGCTGCTTCCTCGACCCGGCGACCATCGCCTACTACCCGAGCTGGGAGACGCTGCCCCACGAGCGGCTCAGCCCCCGCAGCGACACCGTCGGCAAGCGGCTCGCGGTGCTGCGCCGGCTGGTGCACCCGGGTGACGACGCCACCAACGGCCCGCTCCAGGTCGTGGTCGCGCCGGTCCGCAGCGTGCTGCAGCCGCAGGTCAAGGGTCTCGGTGAGCTCGCACCGGTCGAGCTGGTCCCCGGTGACACCGCGCCCCTCGACGACGTCGTGCGTCGCCTGGCGGACGCGGCGTACTCCCGAGTCGACCTGGTCGAGAAGCGCGGCGAGTTCGCCGTCCGCGGTGGGATCGTCGACGTCTTCCCGCCCACCGAGGAGCACCCGCTCCGGGTGGAGTTCTGGGGCGACGACGTCGAGGAGATCCGCACGTTCTCCGTCGCCGACCAGCGCACCCTGGACACGGCCGAGCGGCTCTGGGCCCCGCCGTGCCGCGAGCTGCTGCTCACCGACGAGGTCCGCGAGCGGGCCGCCGAGCTGGGCCGCCGGCACCCGACGCTGGTCGAGCTGACCGACAAGATCGCCGCCGGCATCGCGGTCGACGGCATGGAGTCCCTCGCCCCGGTGCTCGTCGACGAGATGGAGCTGCTCGTCGACCTCATGCCGCCGGACACCCACGTGCTCGTCCTCGACCCGGAGCGCGCGCGCAGCCGGGCCCACGACCTGGTGGCCACGAGCGAGGAGTTCCTCGGCGCCAGCTGGGCCGCAGCGGCCAGCGGCGGGACCGCTCCGATCGACCTGGGCGCGGCGTCGTACCGCTCGCTCTCCGACGTCCGCGAGCACTCCCTGGACCAGCACAAGCCGTGGTGGACGATGAGCCCCTTCGGCATCGGCGACGACGGCGAGGGCGCCCGCCCCGTCACCGACGTCGACGCGATCGACGGCGCCGTCCCGAGCCGCGGGCTGCCGATGCGACCGGTCGACGCCTACCGCGGTGACCTCGAGCGCGCGGTCAAGGACATCGCCACCTGGGTGGCCGAGGGCTACCGCACCGTCGTCGCGCACCCGGGCCACGGCCCGGCGCAGCGCATGGTCGAGGTGCTCGGCGAGCACGACGTGCCGGCCCGGCTGGTCGAGGACCTCGGGGAGCCGCCGGCCACCGGTGTCGTCACGGTCACCTGCGCCTCCGCCGCGCACGGGTTCGTCGACGAGATCGGCCGCACCGTCCTGCTGACCGGCGAGGACCTCACCGGCCAGAAGTCCTCGACGCGCGACATGCGGAAGATGCCCGCGCGCCGCAAGAAGCAGATCGACCCCCTCGAGCTGAAGGCCGGGGACTTCGTCGTCCACGAGCAGCACGGCGTGGGCCGGTTCGTGGAGATGAAGCAGCGCGAGGTCGGCGGCGCGGTCCGCGAGTACCTCGTGCTGGAGTACGGCGCCTCCAAGCGCGGCGGCCCCGCCGACCGGCTCTACGTCCCCGCCGACGCGCTGGACCAGGTCACCCGGTACGTCGGTGGCGAGCAGCCGAGCCTCGACCGCCTCGGCGGCGCGGACTGGGCCAAGCGCAAGGGCCGGGCCCGCAAGGCGGTCCGGGAGATCGCGGCGGAGCTGATCAAGCTCTACGCCGCGCGGCAGGCCACCCAGGGCTACGCCTTCGGCCCGGACACGCCCTGGCAGCGCGAGCTCGAGGACGCCTTCCCGTTCCAGGAGACCCCCGACCAGCTGAGCACGGTCGACGAGGTCAAGTCCGACATGCGGCGCACCATGCCGATGGACCGGCTCATCTGCGGCGACGTGGGCTACGGCAAGACCGAGATCGCGGTGCGGGCGGCGTTCAAGGCCGTCCAGGACGGCAAGCAGGTCGCCGTCCTCGTGCCGACCACGCTGCTGGTCACCCAGCACCTCTCGACGTTCGCCGAGCGCATGGCCGGCTTCCCGGTCGTGCTCAAGGCGCTCTCGCGCTTCCAGAGCGACAAGGAGGCGGCCGAGGTGATGGCCGGCGTCACCGAGGGCAGCATCGACATCGTGGTCGGCACCCACCGGCTGCTCAACCCCGACATCCGGTTCAAGGACCTGGGCCTGATCATCGTCGACGAGGAGCAGCGCTTCGGCGTGGAGCACAAGGAGCAGATGAAGCGGCTCCGCACCTCGGTCGACGTGCTCTCGATGTCGGCGACGCCGATCCCGCGCACCCTGGAGATGGCGATCACCGGCATCCGCGAGATGTCGACGATCACCACCCCGCCCGAGGAGCGGCACCCGGTGCTGACGTACGTCGGTGCCTACGAGGACCGGCAGGTGATCGCCGCGATCCGCCGCGAGCTGCTGCGCGAGGGCCAGGTCTTCTACATCCACAACCGGGTGAACTCCATCGAGAAGGCCGCCGCCAAGCTCAAGGAGCTCGTCCCCGAGGCGCGGGTGGCGACCGCCCACGGCCAGATGGGGGAGAAGCAGCTCGAGCAGGTCATGCTCGACTTCTGGGAGAAGCGCTTCGACGTGCTGGTCTGCACGACGCTGGTGGAGTCGGGCCTGGACGTCTCCAACGCCAACACGATGATCATCGAGCGCTCCGACACCCTCGGGCTCTCCCAGCTGCACCAGCTGCGCGGCCGGGTGGGGCGCTCGCGCGAGCGTGCGTACGCCTACTTCCTCTACCCCGCCGAGAAGCCGCTGACCGAGACCGCCCACGAGCGGCTCGCGACGCTGGCCCAGCACTCCGACCTCGGCGGCGGCATGGCGATCGCGATGAAGGACCTCGAGATCCGCGGCGCCGGCAACCTGCTCGGGGGCGAGCAGTCCGGGCACATCGCCGACGTCGGCTTCGACCTCTACGTGCGGCTCGTCGGCGAGGCGGTCACCGAGTTCAAGGGCGAGGCCGAGCCGGAGCTCAACGAGGTGCGCATCGAGCTGCCCGTCGACGCCCACCTGCCCCACGACTACATCCCCAGCGAGCGGCTGCGGCTGGAGGTCTACAAGCGCCTGGCCGAGGTCCGCAGCGACGCCGACGTCGACCAGATCCGCGAGGAGCTCGTGGACCGGTACGGCGAGCCGCCGGAGGTCGTCACGTCCCTGCTGCTCGTGG
This window harbors:
- a CDS encoding GIY-YIG nuclease family protein; amino-acid sequence: MPWTYILECADGSFYVGSTTDMERRLSEHDLGLGAVYTRPRRRRPVRLAWCAELGRIDDAYAFEKQVQGWSRAKRQALIDGRVDDLPALARGRRRPPPVSGAGAGG
- the glmU gene encoding bifunctional UDP-N-acetylglucosamine diphosphorylase/glucosamine-1-phosphate N-acetyltransferase GlmU — encoded protein: MTNNLTVIVLAAGGGTRMRSKTPKVLHPVCGRSMVGHVLRAVAAVEPERVVAVVGHQREQVAPHVQEHLPDVVLAVQEEQLGTGHAVRIAMEAAGSTSGTVLVAYGDTPLLEGESLRAFVAEHEAAERAVSILSGILQEPFGYGRVVRDADGDVLAIVEEKDATPAQRDIYEINSGILAFDGAFLAEALPRIGNDNVKGEYYLTDTVQLARDAGLTVGAHPLADVLQTEGANDRAQLAELGREMNRRIVTRWMRAGVTVMDPATTWIESDVVLAQDVTILPGTQLLGTTVVGEDAVVGPDTTLEDCEVGVGARVVRTHGQLAVVGDGANVGPFAYLRPGTKLGEGGKIGTFVETKNADLAAGAKVPHLSYVGDAEVGEGTNIGAGTIFANYDGVAKHRTTIGRQARTGSNNTFVAPVTVGDGAGTGAGAVVRRDVPAGALAVSAGPQRNLEGWTLQRRPGTAQAAAAEAAGASTGSPVGTPVGDTAHKTSQGDGTRVGETPSTGAES
- a CDS encoding ribose-phosphate diphosphokinase, which produces MTGMKKTTEKNLMVFSGRAHPELAEEVAGILGTDLVPTSAYEFANSEIYVRYEESVRGCDAFVLQSHTAPINEWIMEHLIMVDALKRASAKRITVVMPFYGYARQDKKHRGREPISARLMADLFKTAGADRLISVDLHADQIQGYFDGPVDHLMALPILTEHVKEKYGHEQLCVVSPDAGRIKVAERWSAKLGGVPLAFIHKTRRTDRPNETVANRVVGEVAGKMCVLTDDMIDTGGTIVKAAEALMADGAAGVIIAATHAILSDPAVDRLKNSPAVEVIVTNTLPIAPEREFDKLTILSIAPLVARAIREVFEDGSVTSMFDGHA
- a CDS encoding 50S ribosomal protein L25/general stress protein Ctc, producing the protein MATEKITAEKRTEFGKGAARRIRRENKVPAVIYGHGNDPIHVTLPGHATMLALKHGGANALLELDIDGDTQLALTKQVQIDPIKRHLEHVDFVAVVRGEKVTVDVPVLVTGEAARETLVVTENATVSLEAEATHIPESIEVSVEGLPAGTQILASQLELPSGSTLLVDGETLVVNITEQVSAEALEAELADAEAEAGIEREESDASEGEAAEAGAEADAAGDAQAADSE
- the pth gene encoding aminoacyl-tRNA hydrolase; translation: MTDTATPVWLVVGLGNPGPSYSGHRHNIGYMVADELARRMGSGFRAHKSGRADVVEGRFGAPGSDQARVVLARPRSYMNEVGGPVKALATFYKVPPERVVAIHDELDIPFDTMRAKLGGGDNGHNGLKSMRSSLGTGDFHRVRVGIGRPPGRQEVADFVLSNYSAAERKVLPFQVDTAADAVECLVLEGLERTQQKFNS
- a CDS encoding HAD family hydrolase; this encodes MPAGRPAVRAVLLDADGVLQVNPPGWLETLQALVPAGSGEKFSEHLFEAEQAAMTGRRSFRDVVAEVLDHWGAPERADDLVDHYHHIEVVSDTAEVVRDLRGAGVPVHLATNQHDLRTAYMREELGYGDLLDSTFTSCELGVTKDDPAFFGRVVEQLGLEPSEVLHVDDKDRFVEAARAAGLRGVVWAVDDGPDALRERLRAEGLPI
- a CDS encoding 3'(2'),5'-bisphosphate nucleotidase CysQ, with protein sequence MTFDAGSPPESAAHDDHVLATWLATVAGERLLEVRGEGLEGKELKDAGDRAAHELLMRLIAEHRPDDAVLSEEGKDDKARLQRARVWIVDPLDGTREFSEVPREDWAVHVALWQDGDLVAGAVAQPALGETFNTGQPPVVPPRTSERPRIAVSRSRPPEFVHALAAELDAELVAMGSAGVKVISVARDVTDAYVHAGGQFEWDSAAPVAVARAAGLFTSRVDGTPLEYNQEDVYLPDLIVCRPELAEQIVDFVKRNGVG
- the mfd gene encoding transcription-repair coupling factor, translating into MSLTGLADAVLADPTLSAAVEDARGGAVRALDLTGPEALRPFVVTGLVRAGRTVLAVTATAREAEDLVDALGCFLDPATIAYYPSWETLPHERLSPRSDTVGKRLAVLRRLVHPGDDATNGPLQVVVAPVRSVLQPQVKGLGELAPVELVPGDTAPLDDVVRRLADAAYSRVDLVEKRGEFAVRGGIVDVFPPTEEHPLRVEFWGDDVEEIRTFSVADQRTLDTAERLWAPPCRELLLTDEVRERAAELGRRHPTLVELTDKIAAGIAVDGMESLAPVLVDEMELLVDLMPPDTHVLVLDPERARSRAHDLVATSEEFLGASWAAAASGGTAPIDLGAASYRSLSDVREHSLDQHKPWWTMSPFGIGDDGEGARPVTDVDAIDGAVPSRGLPMRPVDAYRGDLERAVKDIATWVAEGYRTVVAHPGHGPAQRMVEVLGEHDVPARLVEDLGEPPATGVVTVTCASAAHGFVDEIGRTVLLTGEDLTGQKSSTRDMRKMPARRKKQIDPLELKAGDFVVHEQHGVGRFVEMKQREVGGAVREYLVLEYGASKRGGPADRLYVPADALDQVTRYVGGEQPSLDRLGGADWAKRKGRARKAVREIAAELIKLYAARQATQGYAFGPDTPWQRELEDAFPFQETPDQLSTVDEVKSDMRRTMPMDRLICGDVGYGKTEIAVRAAFKAVQDGKQVAVLVPTTLLVTQHLSTFAERMAGFPVVLKALSRFQSDKEAAEVMAGVTEGSIDIVVGTHRLLNPDIRFKDLGLIIVDEEQRFGVEHKEQMKRLRTSVDVLSMSATPIPRTLEMAITGIREMSTITTPPEERHPVLTYVGAYEDRQVIAAIRRELLREGQVFYIHNRVNSIEKAAAKLKELVPEARVATAHGQMGEKQLEQVMLDFWEKRFDVLVCTTLVESGLDVSNANTMIIERSDTLGLSQLHQLRGRVGRSRERAYAYFLYPAEKPLTETAHERLATLAQHSDLGGGMAIAMKDLEIRGAGNLLGGEQSGHIADVGFDLYVRLVGEAVTEFKGEAEPELNEVRIELPVDAHLPHDYIPSERLRLEVYKRLAEVRSDADVDQIREELVDRYGEPPEVVTSLLLVARFRARARKAGVGEVTAAGKNIRFAPVSLPESRVVRLNRMYPKSIVKPALDTILVPRPQTAVVGGKPIAGIALLQWTHGVIDAIIDPPETTS